A region of Paenibacillus sp. JNUCC-31 DNA encodes the following proteins:
- a CDS encoding 3D domain-containing protein, protein MKKQFLIQKNNVRFTIACCVLLIGIAMGSNLAEAYTFEEENEVLYVESRDNETSGEREGHHPDKAVYAYSDQAQLTTMVYMALLWSPQPIVIPRPQFPERQIGNDPSMPVLAPRTEQVLDTHKVTATGYTAGVESTGKGPKHPQYGITYSGVKVRRDKETVSTIAADPKLFPMGSILYIPGYGYGIVADTGSAIKGNKIDLYFPTTKQVYKEWGKKDVEVQVIKQGAGKCTEKMLEELSEAIDVYKSVPDSWLDKAI, encoded by the coding sequence ATGAAAAAGCAATTCTTAATTCAAAAGAATAACGTACGATTCACCATTGCTTGCTGTGTGTTGCTTATTGGAATAGCTATGGGCTCCAATCTGGCAGAAGCGTATACCTTTGAAGAGGAAAATGAAGTCCTGTATGTGGAGAGTCGCGACAACGAAACTTCAGGTGAACGTGAAGGCCACCATCCAGATAAGGCAGTCTATGCATACAGTGATCAGGCTCAACTAACAACCATGGTCTATATGGCTTTATTGTGGTCTCCGCAGCCCATTGTCATTCCACGACCGCAATTTCCAGAAAGGCAGATCGGAAATGACCCGTCCATGCCAGTGCTCGCACCGCGTACAGAACAGGTATTGGACACACATAAGGTGACGGCGACTGGATACACGGCAGGTGTGGAATCAACCGGAAAGGGGCCTAAACATCCACAATACGGAATTACGTATTCAGGTGTAAAGGTACGGCGCGATAAAGAAACCGTCTCAACGATTGCAGCTGATCCAAAGCTGTTTCCCATGGGCTCCATTTTATATATTCCAGGCTACGGATACGGAATCGTTGCAGACACGGGCTCGGCCATCAAGGGCAATAAGATTGATCTCTATTTCCCAACAACAAAACAAGTGTACAAGGAGTGGGGCAAAAAGGATGTCGAAGTACAGGTAATCAAACAAGGTGCTGGAAAATGCACTGAAAAGATGCTGGAAGAGCTATCGGAAGCCATCGACGTGTATAAATCGGTACCGGATTCCTGGTTGGACAAGGCGATTTAA
- a CDS encoding sensor histidine kinase: protein MSIRLRLTAWYSGILAAVLIFWGVVIYTFVYFNTYQEVEQQLKDKSERITNQIGVNPLSQSLDLDPFTESQLQEAQIYIQLWDYQSRSGKISGNMEKLQIQFPVVKSNEIQKARGISKIYVNGTPFLVNQQPLSLQGTNEIRGLLQVGTNVSSQERLLEALRNILVFGWLVAMALAITSGLILARKSMRPLVNVIDAANQIQSGDDLSVRIQYTGPTDEIGRLIETVNNMLERTELSFRGLEETNKAQRRFVSDASHELRTPLTTIRGNVDFLKKLWDQESTDRPNLDEETVKQMSLEAIEDMADEGKRMSRLISDMLSLARADTGQKIELNPIPLQILVQEVARRAQFLDHQADWRPGDLSILNGIYVNGSKDYLQQMLFIFVENAFKYTPEGSVTLDAILYKGQVGLRISDTGIGMDRDEVPFIFDRFYRADESRGATPGIGLGLSIAKWIIEEHHGSVEVVTRRGEGTTFIIWLPVVFAPPIE, encoded by the coding sequence ATGTCCATTCGGTTAAGATTAACCGCGTGGTACTCAGGCATCTTGGCAGCCGTGCTTATTTTTTGGGGCGTTGTGATTTACACTTTTGTCTATTTTAATACGTATCAAGAAGTGGAACAGCAACTGAAAGATAAAAGTGAGAGAATTACGAATCAAATTGGTGTCAACCCTCTTTCACAGTCGTTGGATCTTGATCCTTTTACCGAGAGCCAGCTTCAGGAAGCCCAGATATACATCCAATTGTGGGATTACCAAAGCAGATCAGGCAAAATATCAGGAAATATGGAGAAGCTTCAAATTCAATTTCCTGTGGTGAAATCCAATGAGATTCAGAAAGCGCGTGGAATATCCAAGATCTATGTAAACGGAACTCCTTTTCTGGTTAATCAGCAGCCCTTGTCTTTGCAAGGAACCAATGAGATAAGGGGGCTCCTTCAAGTTGGAACCAATGTGAGCTCCCAGGAACGCTTGCTGGAGGCTTTGCGCAATATTCTCGTTTTTGGCTGGTTAGTGGCGATGGCACTTGCGATTACTTCGGGCCTTATTCTGGCTCGCAAATCCATGCGCCCGCTCGTCAACGTTATTGATGCGGCGAATCAGATTCAGTCCGGGGATGATCTTAGTGTGCGTATACAATACACGGGTCCTACGGATGAGATTGGACGTCTGATTGAAACCGTGAACAATATGCTTGAGCGAACAGAGCTTTCCTTCCGCGGATTGGAGGAGACCAACAAAGCCCAGCGCCGATTTGTATCCGATGCCTCACATGAGCTGCGCACACCGCTGACCACAATTCGTGGGAATGTCGACTTCCTGAAGAAGCTTTGGGATCAGGAAAGCACGGACCGACCGAATCTGGATGAAGAAACGGTTAAACAGATGTCTCTCGAGGCGATAGAGGATATGGCGGATGAAGGCAAACGCATGAGTAGGTTAATCAGTGATATGCTGTCCTTGGCCAGAGCGGATACAGGACAGAAAATCGAACTGAATCCGATTCCATTGCAAATTCTGGTGCAGGAAGTGGCTCGCAGAGCCCAATTCCTTGATCACCAGGCAGACTGGCGTCCAGGTGATCTTTCGATCCTGAATGGCATATATGTGAACGGAAGTAAAGATTACCTGCAACAGATGCTGTTCATTTTTGTCGAGAATGCTTTCAAGTATACACCGGAGGGCTCAGTAACACTCGATGCGATATTGTACAAAGGCCAGGTCGGACTGCGAATCAGTGATACGGGAATTGGAATGGATCGGGACGAGGTGCCGTTTATTTTCGATCGGTTCTATCGTGCAGATGAATCCCGTGGAGCCACACCGGGCATAGGCCTGGGACTCTCGATCGCCAAATGGATCATCGAGGAGCATCATGGATCGGTTGAGGTTGTAACCCGACGTGGAGAAGGAACCACCTTTATTATCTGGTTGCCGGTTGTCTTTGCTCCGCCTATCGAATAA
- a CDS encoding S1C family serine protease has protein sequence MDERNYRANRQDEENDTKQAENRNSSGTDDSSYYYSYGPFQSVNQEDTASYNGEHNQREEGNVQITRPDPVKPVPTYYSNESSEQGNPSARGGGNGSGNGGDQGNGGKNNGNWNYNNRRPRSSVRSLLFSFIAGMLVITVLMYTADRTNMFTPQEALTSAENQSSAQESTSTNTGGGNNVTASLLPTGKEDVSSVVTSTSPAVVKIETLAKQSSRSSSQGGSTMSDPLYQYFFGNGSNGGTDNYQGQNQQQQQSSNQLVPLGIGSGFIFDKEGYILTNQHVVQGADVIQVTLENNSKPYEAKLLGSSFDLDLAVLKIEKNSGDDNFPVAPLGDSNSTQVGEWLVAIGNPEGFEHTVTAGVLSAKERTISIPDEETGKTREYSHLLQTDASINPGNSGGPLLNLNGEVIGMNVAVSADAQGIGFAIPSSVISDAVKYLKQNKEVPKEPVPFIGASLMALTPEVAKQMGTDITEGSVVASTIYQSPAYQADLRAYDIITGANGTAYSTSQDLIDFIKKQKIGSEVTLNVVRDGKKMDVKIKIGNKNDYDTTQTTGQQQQQP, from the coding sequence ATGGACGAACGTAATTACAGAGCGAACCGTCAAGACGAGGAAAATGATACAAAACAAGCGGAGAATCGCAATTCATCGGGGACGGACGATTCCTCCTATTATTATTCTTATGGACCTTTTCAGTCCGTGAATCAGGAAGATACAGCAAGCTACAATGGAGAACATAATCAACGTGAAGAAGGAAATGTACAGATTACAAGACCGGATCCTGTGAAGCCAGTACCTACTTACTACAGCAACGAATCATCTGAACAGGGTAACCCGTCAGCCAGAGGTGGCGGAAATGGTTCAGGCAACGGAGGAGATCAAGGCAACGGCGGCAAGAATAACGGCAATTGGAACTACAATAATCGTCGGCCGCGTTCTTCCGTAAGATCGCTGCTGTTTTCTTTCATCGCCGGTATGCTGGTTATTACTGTGTTGATGTATACAGCTGATCGAACAAACATGTTTACACCGCAGGAAGCTCTGACGAGTGCTGAGAATCAAAGCTCTGCTCAGGAATCAACGTCCACGAACACGGGCGGTGGCAATAATGTGACTGCATCGCTGTTGCCTACCGGTAAAGAGGATGTTTCATCCGTGGTAACGAGTACAAGTCCTGCTGTCGTCAAAATAGAAACACTTGCCAAACAGTCATCACGTAGCAGCAGTCAAGGTGGTTCTACGATGAGTGATCCATTGTACCAATACTTTTTTGGTAATGGAAGCAATGGCGGAACAGATAACTACCAGGGCCAAAATCAGCAACAGCAACAAAGCAGCAACCAATTGGTTCCGCTTGGCATTGGTTCCGGATTTATTTTTGACAAAGAAGGCTACATCCTGACGAACCAGCACGTGGTTCAAGGGGCAGATGTCATTCAGGTTACGCTGGAGAACAACAGTAAACCGTATGAAGCGAAATTGCTGGGAAGCAGTTTTGATCTCGACCTTGCCGTATTGAAAATTGAGAAAAACAGCGGCGACGATAATTTCCCTGTCGCTCCACTGGGTGATTCCAACAGCACACAAGTCGGGGAATGGCTTGTTGCGATTGGTAACCCGGAAGGATTTGAGCACACCGTTACCGCAGGTGTCTTGAGTGCCAAAGAACGTACCATTAGCATTCCGGATGAAGAAACAGGCAAAACGCGTGAATACAGTCACTTGCTGCAAACAGATGCATCCATTAACCCTGGTAACTCGGGGGGACCATTGCTTAATCTGAATGGGGAAGTTATCGGTATGAACGTAGCGGTGAGCGCAGATGCTCAAGGGATTGGATTTGCCATTCCATCGAGCGTGATCTCGGATGCGGTGAAATATTTGAAACAAAACAAAGAAGTTCCCAAAGAGCCAGTACCATTTATCGGCGCATCGTTGATGGCCCTCACACCTGAAGTGGCTAAACAAATGGGAACGGATATTACCGAAGGTTCCGTTGTTGCGAGCACGATCTATCAATCTCCTGCGTATCAGGCAGATCTGCGCGCCTATGACATCATTACAGGTGCCAATGGCACGGCATACAGTACAAGTCAGGATCTGATTGATTTTATTAAGAAACAGAAAATTGGCAGTGAAGTGACACTGAATGTTGTACGTGACGGTAAAAAAATGGATGTCAAAATCAAAATCGGCAACAAAAACGATTATGATACAACTCAAACGACAGGTCAACAACAGCAGCAACCATAA
- a CDS encoding response regulator transcription factor, translating into MRSTIMIVDDDEKIVSMLRRGLAFEGYEVQTASNGAEGLSKLMDKEPDVVILDVMMPQIDGFEVCRRLREAGSKVPVLMLTAKDEVQSRVTGLDTGADDYLVKPFALEELLARVRALLRRKADIADTPDNRLMYEDIILDNDSREVLRDGQRLELTAKEFELLNLFMQNPKRVLSRDLIMDKIWGYDYSGESNVLEVYIAMLRQKTEEYGGKRLIQTIRGAGYILRGDS; encoded by the coding sequence ATGCGCTCAACTATAATGATTGTTGATGATGATGAGAAAATTGTGTCCATGCTTCGTCGGGGGCTGGCATTTGAAGGATATGAGGTACAGACGGCATCTAATGGTGCCGAGGGTCTTAGTAAACTAATGGATAAGGAACCCGATGTGGTTATTCTCGACGTGATGATGCCACAAATTGACGGGTTTGAAGTATGCCGCAGACTTAGAGAAGCAGGGAGCAAAGTTCCTGTGCTGATGTTGACAGCCAAAGATGAAGTTCAGAGCCGGGTAACAGGACTTGATACAGGTGCAGATGATTATCTGGTGAAGCCGTTTGCACTTGAAGAATTGTTGGCCCGTGTCCGTGCATTGCTTCGTCGTAAAGCCGATATCGCGGATACGCCGGATAATCGTCTTATGTATGAGGATATTATTCTGGATAATGATTCCCGTGAGGTGTTGCGTGATGGTCAGCGTCTGGAACTGACTGCCAAGGAGTTCGAATTGCTGAACCTGTTCATGCAGAATCCCAAACGTGTGCTGTCCCGTGATCTGATCATGGACAAAATCTGGGGATATGATTACAGTGGTGAATCCAATGTGCTCGAAGTATATATTGCCATGCTCAGACAAAAAACCGAAGAATACGGCGGCAAACGTTTGATCCAGACCATCCGGGGAGCCGGCTATATTTTGAGAGGTGACTCCTGA
- a CDS encoding 4-hydroxy-3-methylbut-2-enyl diphosphate reductase → MEVLRISPRGYCYGVVDAMVLARQAARNLDLPRPIYILGMIVHNQHVTDSFEDEGIITLDGPNRIDILRQVESGTVIFTAHGVSPEVRKMARDKGLTTVDATCPDVTKTHDLIREKTAEGYDIIYIGKKNHPEPEGAIGVAPDHVHLIEKEEEIDGLSVPPGKILITNQTTMSQWDIKHIMSRLLEKYPGAEIHNEICLATQVRQEAVAEQAGQADLVIVVGDPRSNNSNRLAQVSEEIAGVTAYRVSDVAEIQQEWLKGVNKVAVTSGASTPTPITKEVILYLEQYEHDKPETWEIKRTVNMSKLLPPVREKTRTT, encoded by the coding sequence GTGGAAGTATTGCGAATTTCGCCGCGAGGATATTGTTACGGAGTTGTGGATGCCATGGTGCTTGCGCGCCAGGCGGCACGCAATCTGGATCTACCACGGCCTATTTATATATTGGGTATGATTGTGCATAACCAACATGTGACGGATTCATTTGAAGATGAGGGTATTATTACTCTGGATGGACCGAACCGGATTGATATTTTGCGTCAGGTGGAGAGCGGAACAGTGATCTTTACGGCCCATGGTGTATCTCCGGAAGTGCGCAAGATGGCACGTGATAAAGGGCTGACGACAGTGGATGCTACATGTCCGGATGTAACCAAGACCCATGACCTGATTCGGGAGAAGACGGCTGAAGGATATGACATTATCTATATTGGAAAAAAGAATCATCCAGAGCCTGAGGGTGCTATAGGCGTTGCACCCGATCATGTTCATCTGATCGAGAAGGAAGAGGAGATCGATGGACTAAGCGTACCACCCGGCAAAATCCTGATTACAAATCAGACAACGATGAGCCAATGGGACATTAAACACATTATGAGCCGTCTTCTGGAGAAGTACCCAGGCGCAGAAATTCATAATGAAATATGTCTGGCTACCCAAGTTCGTCAGGAAGCTGTCGCTGAACAGGCAGGACAGGCGGATTTGGTCATCGTTGTAGGTGATCCTCGCAGCAACAACTCCAACCGTCTTGCACAAGTGTCGGAGGAGATTGCCGGGGTTACGGCATATCGTGTATCTGATGTGGCGGAGATCCAGCAGGAATGGCTGAAAGGTGTGAATAAAGTGGCGGTTACGTCAGGAGCTTCAACACCAACACCAATCACGAAGGAAGTCATCCTGTATCTGGAGCAGTATGAACATGATAAGCCGGAAACATGGGAAATCAAGCGTACAGTGAATATGAGCAAGTTGCTTCCTCCTGTGAGGGAGAAGACGCGTACGACCTAA
- the liaF gene encoding cell wall-active antibiotics response protein LiaF, with amino-acid sequence MKRSTRDRWWVGIPLIAIGAIILFRQLGYDIDIGYVFRTYWPLFLIWWGVKGMTEIRRHGGYAFIGPAIVLAIGGYFLARNLGWIDYSMGEFIRYLIPVMLIGGGFFVLVGPRRRDRKHHEQMQPPPPEQPYKPLSPEDLEMPSSFDEQFEKTFGKPKQEPKNDSHGSAYKGKEDQTSYGHQHKQKYDAYGSSKNGYGKYDDDDMYDDANYNGGGGHTLNKSSFIGDLYMGQEVFSLKPMNISAFIGDTVIDLTKAQIPYGETKINISSFIGDVKVFVPEDMDLGVTVTTNSFIGDMSLLNQKRGGFLSSAQAETSHYREAGKKVRIIVSVFIGDVKVNKVG; translated from the coding sequence ATGAAACGATCTACACGGGACCGCTGGTGGGTTGGCATTCCTCTTATTGCGATTGGTGCAATCATTTTGTTCAGACAATTGGGATATGACATTGATATAGGATACGTGTTCAGAACATATTGGCCGTTGTTCTTAATTTGGTGGGGTGTAAAAGGGATGACTGAAATTCGTCGTCATGGCGGTTATGCTTTTATCGGACCAGCTATTGTATTGGCAATCGGGGGGTATTTTTTGGCACGAAATCTAGGCTGGATTGATTATTCCATGGGTGAGTTCATTCGTTATCTCATTCCGGTGATGTTAATTGGTGGTGGATTCTTTGTTCTGGTTGGACCACGACGCCGTGATCGCAAGCACCATGAACAAATGCAGCCACCTCCACCCGAGCAGCCTTATAAGCCGCTGTCCCCTGAGGATCTGGAGATGCCATCTTCGTTTGATGAGCAATTCGAAAAAACATTTGGTAAACCGAAACAGGAGCCGAAGAACGATTCACATGGTTCAGCTTATAAAGGTAAGGAAGATCAGACATCTTATGGACACCAACACAAGCAGAAGTATGACGCTTACGGATCAAGCAAAAATGGCTACGGAAAATATGATGACGATGACATGTATGATGATGCCAACTATAATGGCGGCGGCGGGCATACGTTGAACAAATCATCATTTATCGGTGATTTGTATATGGGACAGGAAGTGTTTTCGCTGAAACCCATGAACATCTCGGCATTTATTGGCGATACCGTGATAGATTTGACGAAAGCACAGATTCCTTATGGCGAGACGAAGATTAACATCTCTTCTTTTATTGGGGATGTAAAAGTGTTTGTACCGGAGGATATGGATCTGGGTGTGACGGTGACGACGAACTCCTTCATTGGAGATATGTCGTTGTTGAACCAGAAACGCGGCGGTTTCCTGAGCAGCGCGCAGGCTGAAACTTCACACTACCGTGAAGCGGGCAAAAAAGTACGGATTATCGTCAGTGTGTTTATCGGAGATGTTAAAGTGAATAAGGTGGGTTAA
- the thrS gene encoding threonine--tRNA ligase codes for MAVNIKLPDGSVREYADGSSIEDVAASISSGLRKNAVAGKLDGIVVDLSTTLHEGALVEIVTLDSSEGLEVMRHSTAHLMAQAVKRLYGNKEVHLGVGPVIEDGFYYDMDLEQPLNPEDLQKIEKEMERIVNENLPIVRKEVSRAEAINIFEEVGDPYKLELIRDLPEDSVITIYEQGEFFDLCRGPHVPSTSKIKVFKLMNVAGAYWRGDSKNKMLQRIYGTAFVKKAQLDEHLHFLEEARKRDHRKLGKELEIFTFSQLVGQGLPIWLPNGAKLRRTLERYIVDLEESLGYQHVYTPVLGNVELYKTSGHWEHYQEDMFPKMVMDNEELVLRPMNCPHHMMVYKSSMHSYRDLPIRIAELGMMHRYEMSGALTGLHRVRAMTLNDSHIFARPDQIKEEFARVIELIQTVYKDFGIHEYRFRLSYRDPKDTEKYFQNDEMWEMSQRMLREVVEELDLPFYEAEGEAAFYGPKLDVQIKTALGKEETLSTVQLDFLLPERFELEYVGDDGQKHRPVVIHRGVISTMERFTAFLLENFAGALPLWLSPVQAKVIPVSGNFDDYAREVEAKLKRAGISAEADLRNEKLGYKIREAQLEKMPYMFVVGENERNAQGVSVRKRGEGDLGMKPVDEIVAQLKEEITSRLV; via the coding sequence ATGGCAGTTAATATTAAATTACCGGATGGTTCGGTTCGTGAGTATGCCGACGGAAGCAGCATTGAAGATGTGGCCGCTTCGATCAGCAGCGGACTGCGCAAAAATGCCGTAGCCGGCAAACTGGATGGAATCGTAGTGGACTTGTCCACCACTTTGCATGAAGGAGCATTGGTTGAGATCGTAACCCTGGATTCATCAGAAGGCCTGGAAGTGATGCGTCACAGTACAGCTCACTTGATGGCTCAAGCGGTGAAGCGTTTATACGGGAACAAAGAGGTACACCTCGGTGTTGGCCCAGTCATTGAAGATGGTTTTTACTATGATATGGATCTGGAACAACCGCTCAATCCCGAAGATCTGCAAAAGATCGAGAAGGAAATGGAACGTATTGTTAATGAAAACTTGCCAATTGTACGTAAGGAAGTTAGCCGCGCGGAAGCGATCAACATTTTCGAAGAAGTGGGCGATCCTTACAAGCTGGAATTAATTCGTGACTTGCCGGAAGACAGTGTGATCACCATTTATGAGCAAGGCGAATTTTTCGACTTGTGCCGTGGACCACACGTACCATCCACCAGCAAAATCAAAGTATTCAAATTGATGAATGTTGCGGGTGCTTACTGGCGCGGAGATAGCAAAAACAAAATGCTGCAACGAATTTACGGTACGGCTTTTGTGAAAAAAGCACAGCTGGATGAACATTTACATTTCCTTGAAGAAGCTCGTAAACGGGATCACCGTAAACTCGGCAAAGAGCTGGAAATCTTTACGTTCTCCCAATTGGTTGGACAAGGGTTGCCGATCTGGTTGCCAAACGGTGCCAAACTACGCCGGACGTTGGAACGCTATATTGTGGATCTGGAAGAAAGCTTGGGATACCAGCATGTATACACACCGGTTCTGGGTAATGTGGAATTGTACAAAACATCCGGACACTGGGAACATTACCAGGAAGACATGTTCCCGAAAATGGTCATGGACAACGAGGAGCTTGTTCTTCGTCCAATGAACTGTCCGCACCATATGATGGTGTACAAATCCAGTATGCATAGCTACCGCGATCTGCCAATTCGGATTGCCGAACTGGGTATGATGCACCGTTATGAAATGTCGGGCGCGTTGACAGGTCTGCACCGTGTACGGGCAATGACGCTGAACGACTCTCACATTTTCGCACGCCCGGATCAGATCAAGGAAGAGTTTGCTCGTGTTATTGAGCTGATTCAAACGGTTTATAAAGATTTTGGCATTCACGAATATCGTTTCCGTCTGTCCTATCGCGATCCTAAAGATACCGAAAAATATTTCCAGAATGACGAGATGTGGGAAATGTCCCAGCGTATGCTGCGTGAAGTTGTGGAAGAACTGGATCTGCCATTCTATGAAGCAGAAGGCGAAGCGGCGTTCTATGGTCCGAAGCTGGATGTACAGATCAAAACAGCATTGGGTAAAGAAGAGACATTATCAACCGTTCAACTGGATTTCCTTTTGCCAGAACGATTTGAACTGGAATATGTAGGAGATGACGGACAGAAGCATCGTCCAGTCGTTATTCACCGTGGTGTAATCAGTACGATGGAACGTTTCACTGCTTTCTTGCTGGAGAACTTTGCAGGGGCTCTGCCATTGTGGCTGTCTCCTGTGCAGGCGAAGGTTATCCCGGTATCCGGTAACTTCGATGACTATGCCCGTGAAGTGGAAGCGAAGCTGAAACGTGCGGGAATCTCAGCTGAAGCTGATCTGCGTAATGAGAAGCTCGGATATAAAATCCGTGAGGCACAGCTTGAAAAAATGCCATATATGTTCGTTGTTGGTGAAAATGAGCGGAATGCTCAGGGCGTATCTGTACGGAAACGCGGAGAAGGCGATCTCGGCATGAAACCTGTAGACGAAATTGTAGCCCAACTGAAAGAAGAGATTACATCCCGTCTGGTGTAA
- a CDS encoding sensor histidine kinase: MIRTILKANKWELMMYFSLTGLIALGGFYLLYGEVLMGTGRQRAWTYVAVVVLATVITGYIAALRLQRKIDLLDLNMLKVSKGNLSVRLPETDDASFGRVYQEFNVMMDSIEKKMRLLQRLGEQEVIEKEQASERAALEERKRMARDLHDTVSQQLFAMHMSASSLPRLLEMNPEHGSKVLDQLIQMSHIAQRQMRGLIAQLRPVELEGRDLAEALDRWFPDYCRQNGLKGVKELELDGGISDAIEHQLFLVIQEAVANVVKHAEAGLVSLSIRESEHQISMSISDDGQGFLQQAERAGSYGLSTMRERAEKLGGQVQIISKPGAGTTVRVFIPKFPSEPEGEME; encoded by the coding sequence ATGATACGAACGATTCTCAAGGCCAATAAGTGGGAACTGATGATGTATTTTTCGCTGACCGGGCTCATTGCCTTGGGCGGATTCTATCTCCTGTACGGGGAGGTGCTGATGGGAACCGGGCGCCAGCGCGCCTGGACCTATGTTGCGGTTGTTGTACTGGCTACTGTGATTACCGGGTATATTGCTGCTCTGCGCCTTCAGCGGAAAATCGATCTTCTGGATCTCAATATGCTGAAAGTGTCCAAAGGCAATCTCTCGGTTCGCCTGCCTGAAACAGATGACGCCTCATTTGGCCGGGTATATCAGGAATTCAATGTCATGATGGATTCGATTGAGAAAAAAATGAGACTGCTTCAGCGGCTCGGTGAGCAGGAAGTTATAGAAAAGGAACAGGCATCAGAACGTGCCGCACTTGAAGAGCGGAAACGCATGGCAAGAGACTTGCATGACACCGTAAGTCAGCAGCTGTTTGCCATGCACATGTCGGCTTCTTCCTTACCACGCTTGCTGGAGATGAATCCGGAGCATGGCAGCAAGGTACTCGATCAATTAATTCAGATGTCTCATATTGCTCAGCGGCAGATGCGAGGACTTATTGCCCAGCTTCGTCCAGTGGAACTGGAGGGTCGGGATCTGGCCGAAGCGTTGGACAGATGGTTTCCGGATTATTGCAGACAGAACGGATTGAAAGGCGTCAAAGAGCTGGAACTGGATGGCGGAATCTCGGATGCCATCGAGCACCAGCTGTTTCTTGTTATTCAGGAGGCTGTTGCTAATGTGGTCAAACATGCAGAGGCTGGACTGGTCAGCCTGTCCATACGTGAAAGTGAACATCAAATTAGCATGAGCATCAGCGATGATGGTCAAGGTTTTTTGCAGCAAGCGGAACGTGCGGGTTCATATGGATTATCAACGATGCGTGAACGGGCAGAGAAGCTTGGGGGTCAGGTTCAGATTATATCGAAGCCGGGAGCGGGAACGACGGTGCGAGTATTCATCCCGAAATTTCCGAGTGAACCAGAGGGGGAAATGGAATGA
- a CDS encoding response regulator: MSGKVNVMIVDDHDMVRMGLKTYLMLEPTFHVMGEASNGQEALDRLCKLDKSELPDLILMDLMMPVMNGAEATQAIMTEFPGMKIVMLTSFLEDDLVVQAIEAGAVSYVLKTVSAEELIYALQGAYRGMPVMTGDVSQALTRGIRQRTARENESGLTEREKEVLLLIAEGKTNKDIGEELHISIKTVKTHVSNLLMKCEMDDRTQLAIYAHRQGWVKNKG, translated from the coding sequence ATGAGCGGAAAAGTGAATGTAATGATTGTGGATGATCATGACATGGTGCGGATGGGTTTGAAAACATATCTTATGCTGGAGCCCACATTTCATGTGATGGGGGAAGCAAGCAACGGGCAGGAGGCACTGGATCGACTGTGCAAGCTGGACAAAAGTGAACTGCCTGACCTGATCCTGATGGATCTGATGATGCCTGTGATGAATGGGGCGGAAGCGACACAAGCGATTATGACCGAATTTCCGGGAATGAAAATTGTGATGCTGACCAGTTTTCTGGAGGATGACCTGGTGGTCCAGGCCATCGAAGCAGGTGCGGTCAGTTATGTGTTGAAGACGGTATCTGCTGAAGAACTGATCTATGCTCTGCAGGGAGCATACCGAGGCATGCCTGTGATGACAGGCGATGTATCGCAGGCATTGACGCGTGGCATCAGACAGCGTACAGCGAGAGAGAATGAGTCAGGCCTGACGGAACGGGAAAAGGAAGTACTCCTGTTAATTGCTGAGGGGAAAACCAACAAGGACATCGGGGAAGAACTACATATTAGTATTAAAACGGTTAAGACTCATGTAAGCAATCTGCTGATGAAATGTGAAATGGACGATCGCACACAGCTGGCCATATACGCTCATCGTCAGGGTTGGGTGAAAAATAAGGGTTAG